Genomic DNA from Clostridium sp. BJN0013:
CCCTTGTTTAATATACTTGAAACGTTTATTTCCATCATCTTCATATAAGAACACCTTATACCACAGGGGAACTGCCCTTTTTCCTATTTTCAAAGAAAATTGTAATATGACAAATTTATCTATAATAGTTGTATGATCAAAAATTATATATATTTTTTTGAATGATTTTTATAGTTTTGTAGTAGCCTATATGAAAAAACTCATATATTTTCTCACAATTAATAGCTTTGTTACTTAAAAATCTCCTCAATCCTTTAATTTTACTTTCTTCTGTACCTGAAGAATAAGAATCTTTTAGTTCTTGAGATATTTTAGATAATATAACTGACTGTGCAACTATTACTCCCACTCGATAGTACAAAATATTGTTGTGTTACTTTGGCTCATTTTTATTATTAAAATTATTTATATTATCGGTTCTATTTCTCTCTTGGGATTTTTCGGGTACGTTTTTGGAACACTTTTCTGATTCCTTTTCTTCCTATGTCATCCTGCCGAGCGTCTTCAGGTAGGCGACAGCCAGCTCGTTATAAAAATATGATAATCATTGATATGTATATAACTAATGTGTTAAAAATGTGTTAAATGTACTATTTGTAACAATTCTTGAACTGTATATGTCTAAGCATATATAAGAACAAATGTAACTATGGTGTAAAAAAGGTGTAAATTTTATAGAGTAAAAAGTTCCTAATTACTTTAAATATATTTTATAGTTAAATACTGCAGTCGAAAATAATAACCTGCTTCCTGAAGCTGCTCAGGAGCTAGAAGAATTTGTAAAGAACATAAAACAAAAATATAAGTGCTAGTTTAATTGTTTAATATGTCCTGTAAATATAAAGAGGGGAATATCGAAATTCCCCCCTTTACTACATCTCATTTATTCTATATAATTCAAAAACCCCTTAGATATATTTCTAAGGGATAAATTATTCACTAATTAAAGAACAGTAATATTTTCTGCTTGTGGTCCTTTTTGTCCATTCACTTTATCAAAGGAAACTTTTTGACCTTCATCAAGTGTTTTATAGCCTTCTGAATTTATTTGAGAAAAGTGTACAAAAACATCTTTTCCATCTTCTCCTGTAATAAATCCAAATCCTTTGTTCTCATTAAACCATTTAACCGTACCTGTCATAATAAGTACCTCCAAAATTTTATTTCTTAAACTCTTTGTAATAACCATAATACACTAAATAAAATTTCGATAATAATAAATATATATATTATTTAAGTACTTATTGAAATATACCTGTGTTTAAATTAATTACGATTCATTTAAGTATTTGCTAAGTATATCACACATTATTAAAGAAAGCAAATTATTTTTGTTCAGTTATTAGATTCCAATATCTCTAACATTACATTTCTATTTATAGAATGTATATGTCTCTAAAAAAGAAAAAATTCCTCCTTTTAAAGAGAAATATTTAGTAATTATTTAATGTACTTTTATATTTTAATTAAACTTGCATAATTTATTATCCCATTCAGATATTGCAACATATTCAAGAGAATTATCATAGAAAAACCATTTAGATATAGGATGTTTTAACTCGAATGCTTCATTATGTTTTTGAAGTAAATCATTAAATTTATCGTCAGGATGCAGATGAGGATTATTTTTATTCAGTTTTATACTATATCTATATCGAAAAAAATTACTGCCATCATCATTTTCAAGAAACATTTCAGGATTAGTAGTTAAAAACAATACTTTTTTACCCGTAATATTTTCTTTTCCAAATCGCCTTTTTTCTCCTAGTTTTGGAACCAGTTTGCCATGTTTTTCATTTGAGAAATGATAAAGTATCATTCTTTTACACCTCGTTTCACTTATAATATTATCACTAATTAGTACATATGTATAATGCAAATAATGTATATTTAATATTATTCTATATAAAGTATAGCAAAATAAAAAATAAGTTCCGGGGAATTACATGGCTTTACAAGGGTTTTAGATTAGATATAATTAAAATAAAAATGGGGTACAGTTTTATGCATACGGGTATGGATATGTTTTAAAAATATTCTGAAATAATTGAGTGTAAATAGTCTATATAACAACCTTCTATTTAACATATCGTTTAACCAGATAATCTAAATTCTTCTTTAATTTATTTCTTTGTTTTTGTTGAAACATATAAAATTCCTGCAGCATTTACGCCAGCATAGAAAACTTCTTTCACATCACAAATATTATGAGTCTTGAGCTGTTCTCTAATCCATTCCTCATCATGATTAGTTGATTTTAAATTATCATACATTATTTTGCCATCGATAATTATATCACTCGTCAAACCAGTATAGTTTATTGAAATATTTAAATCACCAGCTGTTATTGGTTGCTTATTTGTTTTAGGAAGTACAGTTAGTTCTCCATCATTTTCTATAACTGCAAATTCTACATCTTCTATATTAAATATATCTTTTTCTCTTAACTGCATCATTAGTTCATTTATTGCAATTTTCACTTTTTTTAAATTATAATCCAATACTTTCCCATTACTTATTAATACTACAGGCTTTCCATCTACTAAAGTTCTAAATTTAAAACTTTTAATACTTAAATAATCTGTAATAACAACTAATATAGTAATAACAATTACTGAAATTGTAGCTAAAAATGGTGATTCTTGTGAACCTAATGCTATTCTTACTGCAATAGACCCAAGTGCAACTCCAACTATAAAATCATAAAATGTTATCCTTGATATCAATTTTCTTCCAATTATTCTTCCTAAGGTTAATAGAATAATGTAAGTAGAAACACTCCTAAGAATTATTTCTATAATTTTTCTTGTCATAATATACTCCTTATATTAAATATTTTCATATTTATATATTCACCTCGACCTTAAGAAATATTCATCTCCTATTAGAGATTCTCTTATATAGAGGAAAGACAGCAATTCATACAAATATGCAGTCTAGCTCTAACATCAAAACTAAAAAACCTAGTAGGATTTTTCCGAGGCCACTGAAAAAGCTTCGCTTTTTTCCTAAAGATTGATTTAAGCAGTAAAAAGAGCACGGAGTATTTCATTTCTTTCTGAAATATTTCGTGCTCTTCTCTCATTAATGTGTTACTTAAAGCTTATTGCTCCGTTAGGAGCTTTATGATTCTCTTGATATTAACAGTGAATATTGTAAGTGCACCTTGCATTTGCATGTTAATTAAGCCCGACGATAATGCCATATCATAGCCGTGCTGGTGTTTAAGTTCACTGTTCTTAGCTTCAATCATATATCGTTGTCTTGCTCGTTCCTTAAAGTATTCTGTTTCTTGAAAAGCCATTTGATCTTTATGAATATCAGACTTTATAGATACAGAATAGGTCTTGGACTTGCAACCTTCTTTGTAACATCCTTCTCCTCGAGAACAGCATTTGCATTTATTAACATCAAAATAGTATGTAGTAACTTGATTTTTATTATGATTTTTCTTACCCTGACGGGCTTTTCTTATGGCTATATGACCGGCAGGGCAAATAAACATTCCAGCATCCTTGTTGAATTGGAATTCTTCCTCTTTCGTACGAGATCCACATGAAATTATTGGATTAAGTTTTGAAATCAACTTGATTTGATTTTCTTTGGCATACTCTAAATTTCCTTTTTCCGAATAAGCAGTATCACCAATTATCTCATCAACTGTCATGCCTGTGTTTTGACTTTTTTCAATTAACTCTTGAAGTTCTTTACCATCGGATTTTTCTCCGGTAGTAATAGTAGCTCCTGTAATTATGCGTTCTTCACTCATTGCAATGTGTGTTTTGTACCCAAAAAATGAAGAATCGGCTGTCTTATGCCCTACTCGGGCATCTTCATCCTTTGAAAGCGCTAACTGCTCCAGGTCATCTTCGATGGCCTCGTTTAAATAATTGAGTCGTTCTTTAATCTTCTCATATATCACAAGCTCAGGTGTAGGTTCAACAACATTGATTAAATCTTGGCAGTATCTTATAATATCTTTAATCTTATCACCTGTAACCTTTTGAGGAAACTTTTCTTTTATCTCACTGTTAACTGCGTAGATTTCCTTCCTCAAAGACTTTGCCCGTTCCAATAGCACTTCCTGAGCAGACTTCTGGTTATATCTTGCTTTGGTATGTGTGGAATCAACTATAAGAGTTCTACTGGCTAAAACTCCCTTAGCAATTGCAATTTCAACTGTTTTCTTGATTAATAAATCAAGCATATTCGTATCTTTCAAGCGCAGCTTTCTAAATTTTGTTAATGTACTTGGATGAATCAGATCAGCTTCCTCAGGTGCAAGATTCAGAAAGTATTTAAATGACATGTCATAAAGTGTTCTTTCAACTACGTCTTCATCGGAAAGTTCATAGGTTGTCTTCAATATAAGGTATTTAAACAGCATGATGGGATCCTTGGCACCACGCCCCATGTCAACACTGTAATTATTGAGTAGTTCATCGTATATGAATGAGAAATCAACCAAATCATTGAGTTGTCTTAGAAAATGGTCCTTTGGAATAATCAATTCATATAGTCCTTGATACTTACTCATTACAAATTGTTGCTGCACCTTTATCATATAGTTCATTCCTTCCAATCAATAAATCATTATCTTCTTAGTTATATTATTCGCCATGACGTTTCAAAATCCTTTTTGTTTGAACAACTTAACATAAAAGAAATATCATTTATTGGTAAAAAAGGCAAAACCGCCATCACTTTTGTGATGACGGTCAATATTCTTAGTTTTTCAGTGGCCTCGATTTTTCCCACTAGGTTTTTATTATCATACTTTATTTTAAATCCTGCTCATAAGCTTCAACCA
This window encodes:
- a CDS encoding DUF421 domain-containing protein translates to MTRKIIEIILRSVSTYIILLTLGRIIGRKLISRITFYDFIVGVALGSIAVRIALGSQESPFLATISVIVITILVVITDYLSIKSFKFRTLVDGKPVVLISNGKVLDYNLKKVKIAINELMMQLREKDIFNIEDVEFAVIENDGELTVLPKTNKQPITAGDLNISINYTGLTSDIIIDGKIMYDNLKSTNHDEEWIREQLKTHNICDVKEVFYAGVNAAGILYVSTKTKK
- a CDS encoding IS1182 family transposase, with protein sequence MIKVQQQFVMSKYQGLYELIIPKDHFLRQLNDLVDFSFIYDELLNNYSVDMGRGAKDPIMLFKYLILKTTYELSDEDVVERTLYDMSFKYFLNLAPEEADLIHPSTLTKFRKLRLKDTNMLDLLIKKTVEIAIAKGVLASRTLIVDSTHTKARYNQKSAQEVLLERAKSLRKEIYAVNSEIKEKFPQKVTGDKIKDIIRYCQDLINVVEPTPELVIYEKIKERLNYLNEAIEDDLEQLALSKDEDARVGHKTADSSFFGYKTHIAMSEERIITGATITTGEKSDGKELQELIEKSQNTGMTVDEIIGDTAYSEKGNLEYAKENQIKLISKLNPIISCGSRTKEEEFQFNKDAGMFICPAGHIAIRKARQGKKNHNKNQVTTYYFDVNKCKCCSRGEGCYKEGCKSKTYSVSIKSDIHKDQMAFQETEYFKERARQRYMIEAKNSELKHQHGYDMALSSGLINMQMQGALTIFTVNIKRIIKLLTEQ
- a CDS encoding cold-shock protein, translated to MTGTVKWFNENKGFGFITGEDGKDVFVHFSQINSEGYKTLDEGQKVSFDKVNGQKGPQAENITVL